One part of the Schistocerca piceifrons isolate TAMUIC-IGC-003096 chromosome 2, iqSchPice1.1, whole genome shotgun sequence genome encodes these proteins:
- the LOC124776512 gene encoding glutathione S-transferase-like yields the protein MAPKYKLTYFPVKALGEPIRFLLSYGDIEFEDDRFEREKWPSIKPSTPFGQVPVLEFDGKKAHQSIAICRYLGKQLKLAGDNDWEALQIDMAADCLTDLRMKLGSFFYESDEAVKEKKKAPIINEFLPFFLPRLDNLVKENGGYLANGKLSWADFYFAGILDYVNHMAGFDITKDHANLAALKNKVLELPAVKAWIAKRPDSEV from the exons ATGGCGCCAAAATATAAGTTAACTTATTTCCCTGTCAAGGCTTTGGGAGAACCTATCCGCTTTCTGTTATCATATGGTGATATTGAGTTTGAAGATGATCGTTTCGAAAGAGAGAAGTGGCCCTCAATTAAACCAT CAACACCATTTGGACAAGTCCCTGTCCTTGAATTTGATGGAAAGAAGGCACATCAGTCAATTGCTATTTGCCGGTATTTGGGAAAGCAGTTGAAATTGGCTGGTGATAATGATTGGGAAGCTCTTCAGATAGATATGGCTGCTGACTGCTTAACAGATTTAAGAATGA AGCTGGGAAGCTTTTTCTACGAATCTGATGAAGctgtaaaagagaaaaagaaagcacCAATCATCAATGAATTTCTGCCGTTCTTTTTGCCAAGACTTGATAACCTGGTTAAGGAGAATGGAGGCTATCTGGCAAATGGAAAG CTCTCATGGGCAGATTTCTATTTTGCTGGAATATTAGACTACGTTAATCATATGGCTGGCTTTGACATCACTAAAGATCATGCTAACCTTGCTGCACTCAAGAACAAGGTCCTTGAACTACCAGCTGTTAAGGCCTGGATTGCCAAGAGGCCAGACTCAGAAGTGtga